From Anaeromusa acidaminophila DSM 3853, a single genomic window includes:
- a CDS encoding VWA-like domain-containing protein, whose translation MNPHASHADLINALPISPAEKTPFSQKRQILYDEAKTIITEFLRSNKQDTSRRVPIPDAFKENFFQLVDQVNLGLMAAHDNFYGYFLFQMERELRFDMPSPTGVNFKAPRYILHFNPVIFLTLTKKQMESTIKHEILHVLSLHLLRARNFKNQYGTLATNIAMDIVVNTHLDYLPPYATTLAWANSYYQLQLRPFQTFEYYAGKIQAAIDLLATDDDGALDDSRMNEALETKYEIERTHDLWQESSETDTKTFLEITEKLAFKAQKGTPPAYILSMLEALAAHKSELPWNLYLKQVLGSVASMRQKTTARRNRRQPNRLDLRGELRSYKANIAVALDMSGSISDEEFQQAMQEVFAIVKNYKHEITLIECDDEIRRISPVKTVKDLKARLNFRGATRFTPVFDYANRHNINLLIYFTDGQGEKALQIEPKGYKTLWVLSGNSKGLSLTTAYGAVKKLKQIESKDTTANDVDFRDGYSMNSQEKNHI comes from the coding sequence ATGAATCCCCATGCAAGCCATGCTGATTTAATAAACGCCCTTCCAATATCCCCTGCTGAAAAAACTCCTTTTTCCCAAAAGCGGCAAATCCTCTATGACGAAGCTAAGACCATCATCACTGAATTCCTCCGTTCCAATAAGCAGGACACATCCCGTAGAGTTCCGATTCCCGACGCTTTTAAAGAAAACTTTTTTCAGCTGGTTGATCAAGTCAATCTCGGCCTCATGGCCGCTCACGATAATTTCTATGGCTATTTTTTGTTTCAAATGGAGCGAGAGCTCCGCTTTGACATGCCCAGCCCTACTGGCGTCAATTTCAAAGCGCCTCGCTATATTTTGCACTTTAACCCCGTCATTTTTCTAACGCTTACCAAAAAACAAATGGAAAGCACGATTAAGCATGAAATTCTTCATGTTTTGTCGCTCCATTTATTACGAGCTAGAAATTTCAAAAACCAGTATGGCACCCTTGCCACAAATATTGCCATGGATATTGTCGTCAATACGCATCTTGATTATCTGCCTCCTTACGCGACGACACTAGCCTGGGCCAATTCGTATTATCAGTTACAGCTCCGACCTTTTCAAACCTTTGAGTATTACGCCGGAAAAATCCAGGCGGCTATTGACTTGCTCGCTACCGATGATGACGGCGCCCTTGATGACAGCCGCATGAATGAGGCTTTAGAAACAAAGTACGAAATTGAGCGAACCCATGATCTCTGGCAAGAATCCAGTGAGACTGACACGAAAACCTTTCTTGAAATCACCGAAAAGCTGGCGTTTAAGGCCCAAAAAGGCACGCCTCCAGCTTATATCCTCAGCATGCTGGAAGCTCTCGCCGCCCATAAAAGTGAACTTCCCTGGAACTTGTACCTTAAGCAGGTCTTAGGTTCAGTAGCCAGTATGAGACAAAAAACGACAGCCCGCCGCAACCGTAGACAACCAAACCGTTTGGACCTGCGAGGTGAATTGAGAAGTTATAAGGCTAACATCGCCGTAGCTCTTGATATGAGCGGCAGCATTAGCGACGAAGAATTTCAGCAGGCCATGCAAGAAGTCTTTGCCATTGTCAAAAACTACAAGCATGAAATCACTTTAATCGAATGTGATGATGAAATTCGCCGCATCTCCCCCGTAAAAACAGTCAAAGATCTTAAAGCGCGGTTGAATTTTCGCGGCGCTACACGGTTTACTCCGGTCTTTGACTACGCCAATCGTCACAATATCAACTTACTCATCTATTTTACAGACGGTCAAGGCGAAAAAGCCCTACAAATAGAGCCCAAAGGCTATAAGACCTTGTGGGTTCTTTCCGGCAACAGTAAGGGTCTCTCCCTAACTACAGCCTATGGCGCCGTGAAAAAGCTTAAACAAATCGAAAGCAAGGATACTACTGCCAATGATGTAGACTTTCGCGACGGCTATTCCATGAATTCTCAAGAAAAAAACCATATATAA
- a CDS encoding undecaprenyl-diphosphatase, translating into MNLYFFEIINGLAYKSVLMDKMMIGISNYLPYVFMATLVCMYLYGFYKESKILRRTAIDIVTMTIIDMLLSFVIGYIYPEARPFVGHNVNQLIQHVPNSSFPSNHALGTMAIALGLIAPYRTCGIVFACLAIVVGISRVYVGVHYPIDILGGFALALLINACYRNLWQHKVRKAYFYFEEYIVSFVRSCQYRKGKL; encoded by the coding sequence ATGAATTTGTATTTTTTCGAGATAATCAATGGGCTGGCGTATAAAAGTGTTTTAATGGATAAAATGATGATCGGTATCTCAAATTATCTGCCGTATGTGTTTATGGCTACCCTGGTTTGCATGTATCTTTATGGATTTTACAAAGAAAGTAAAATCTTGCGGAGAACAGCAATTGATATAGTAACTATGACGATTATTGACATGCTGCTGTCTTTTGTCATCGGCTATATATATCCAGAAGCAAGACCTTTTGTCGGGCATAATGTGAACCAACTAATTCAGCATGTACCAAATAGCTCGTTTCCAAGCAACCATGCGTTAGGTACCATGGCCATTGCCTTGGGCCTTATCGCTCCTTATAGAACTTGCGGCATTGTCTTTGCCTGTTTAGCAATAGTAGTCGGCATTTCTAGAGTTTATGTCGGCGTACATTATCCGATTGATATTTTGGGTGGATTTGCATTAGCTTTATTGATTAACGCTTGCTACCGAAATTTGTGGCAACATAAAGTGCGAAAGGCATATTTTTACTTTGAAGAATATATAGTGTCATTTGTTAGGTCCTGCCAATATAGAAAAGGTAAATTGTAA
- a CDS encoding response regulator — MISKLSVLVVDDSPFARTMLLRALVDIGFSEAQIFQAQNGEEVLQAIKERPFSLVILDIIMTGIDGVSVLKEIKKIHPHSKVIMCSSSNSEEIIKESVMLGSDAFIVKPYQNEALKRVVNRVMNLSTKEAAAEELVAKCHVCSQQMIEVNSGDLVSFYCPQNCMKLGPWSNVLVSQAELDKDYEKAKKN; from the coding sequence ATGATTTCCAAACTATCTGTTTTAGTAGTAGATGATTCGCCGTTTGCGCGCACTATGTTATTGCGGGCGCTTGTAGATATTGGTTTTAGCGAGGCTCAGATATTCCAGGCCCAAAATGGCGAAGAAGTATTGCAAGCAATAAAAGAAAGGCCGTTTTCTTTGGTTATTTTAGATATTATAATGACAGGAATTGATGGGGTCTCTGTGTTGAAGGAGATTAAAAAAATCCATCCGCATTCGAAGGTCATTATGTGCAGCAGCAGCAATTCAGAGGAAATAATTAAAGAAAGCGTCATGTTGGGGAGCGATGCATTTATTGTTAAGCCCTATCAAAATGAAGCTTTGAAGCGTGTTGTGAATCGAGTTATGAATTTGAGCACTAAAGAAGCGGCGGCGGAAGAGTTAGTTGCAAAATGCCATGTTTGCAGCCAGCAAATGATTGAAGTGAATTCTGGAGATTTAGTAAGCTTCTATTGTCCTCAAAATTGTATGAAACTGGGACCTTGGTCAAATGTCTTAGTAAGCCAAGCAGAGCTAGATAAAGATTATGAAAAAGCAAAGAAAAATTGA
- a CDS encoding Crp/Fnr family transcriptional regulator, with protein sequence MNALAACGNLRQFSKGEHLFFDRDPVETIYVVVSGLVSLYKTNAQGEKKVIFILDQGDLINEVVLQGVTASVNCEVFETAQVLCFNKHEFLKIMEHDFTLTKGVLDSLSLKVRRMYRQLKNTSTALRGDKRVAAKLWKLSKDFGVAGPEGTTITLNLSITYLADLLGLKRETVSRQLKRLSQQGLICIANGRITILDCDKLGEFFKAP encoded by the coding sequence ATGAATGCGCTGGCGGCCTGCGGCAATTTGCGCCAGTTTAGTAAGGGGGAGCATTTGTTTTTTGATAGAGATCCAGTGGAGACAATCTATGTTGTGGTCAGCGGCTTAGTTTCTCTTTACAAAACGAATGCACAGGGCGAGAAAAAAGTTATTTTTATTTTGGACCAAGGAGATTTGATCAATGAGGTAGTTTTACAAGGGGTGACAGCATCTGTAAATTGCGAAGTCTTTGAAACAGCGCAAGTTCTCTGCTTTAATAAGCACGAGTTTTTGAAGATTATGGAACATGATTTTACTTTGACGAAGGGTGTTTTAGATTCGCTGTCCTTAAAAGTAAGGAGGATGTATCGGCAACTAAAGAACACCTCTACTGCGTTGCGCGGAGATAAGCGTGTTGCCGCTAAGCTTTGGAAGCTCTCGAAAGATTTTGGCGTTGCTGGACCCGAGGGGACTACCATAACTTTGAATTTAAGCATCACGTATCTGGCAGATTTGCTGGGGTTAAAGCGAGAAACCGTTTCCAGGCAGTTAAAGAGATTATCCCAGCAAGGCTTAATCTGTATCGCAAACGGACGCATTACGATATTAGATTGTGACAAGTTAGGTGAGTTTTTTAAAGCGCCATGA
- a CDS encoding hemerythrin domain-containing protein, with protein sequence MDIKNILRQHDEVFALIKQVRAYQNQEQVREHAFEISKTVAQLAGILKVHLSSEDKFVYPVLVKHQEAAIRTTAEAFANEMGELFKVFDAYKTKYMGASKIAENAAAFLDETKTVFLALETRINKENMSLYPLLK encoded by the coding sequence ATGGATATTAAGAATATACTAAGACAGCATGATGAGGTTTTTGCATTGATCAAACAAGTGCGGGCTTATCAAAATCAAGAGCAAGTAAGAGAACATGCCTTTGAAATCTCTAAAACAGTGGCTCAGTTAGCGGGAATTTTAAAAGTTCATTTGTCATCAGAGGATAAATTTGTTTATCCAGTACTAGTTAAGCACCAAGAAGCTGCAATTAGAACAACTGCAGAAGCTTTTGCCAACGAAATGGGTGAATTGTTTAAAGTGTTTGATGCGTATAAGACAAAATATATGGGGGCGAGCAAGATTGCTGAAAACGCTGCCGCCTTCTTAGATGAGACTAAGACGGTTTTTCTTGCTCTGGAAACAAGGATAAATAAGGAAAATATGTCTTTATACCCTCTTCTGAAATGA
- a CDS encoding DUF2325 domain-containing protein, producing MSIMIVGADHLGNMRKHLEDYGVKEIEHICGRKTADRKRFKISRDTSLVVVLVDFVNHGTAKHIKEQAKSQGIRTIFAQRSWSSLQEQFLHLNNAAYSLSCPTASRQH from the coding sequence ATGTCAATAATGATTGTAGGCGCTGACCATTTGGGAAATATGCGCAAACATCTGGAAGACTATGGAGTTAAAGAAATTGAGCACATCTGTGGTCGCAAAACAGCAGACCGCAAGCGTTTTAAAATTTCGCGCGATACCTCCTTAGTCGTGGTGCTGGTGGATTTTGTTAATCACGGTACAGCCAAACACATTAAAGAACAAGCAAAAAGCCAGGGCATTCGTACTATTTTCGCGCAGCGATCCTGGAGCTCCCTGCAGGAGCAATTCCTCCATTTAAATAATGCTGCCTATAGTCTGAGCTGTCCGACGGCAAGCCGGCAGCATTGA
- a CDS encoding O-acetylhomoserine aminocarboxypropyltransferase/cysteine synthase family protein, with protein sequence MALPTDLRTDTLVVHGGQEPDPATGSRAVPIYQTTAYVFHDSDHAANLFGLKESGNIYTRIMNPTTDVFEKRVAILEGGAAAVAFASGHAAISSAIFNIAQAGDDIVSSASLYGGTHNMFAHTLPKLGVTVKFVDSSNPENFRKAIGPNTKALYAETIGNPQINVLDIEAVAAIAHENGIPLIVDNTFAPYLLQPIRFGADIVIHSATKFIGGHGTSMGGIVIDSGKFNWDNGKFPNLSEPDPSYNGLSYTKDLGALAYILRLRVQILRDLGATVSPFNSFLFLQGLETIHLRLRRHADNALHVAQYLAKHPQVSWVNYPGLEGDSQHELAKKYLPKGAGAILTFGIKGGLKEGKAFIDSLQLFSLLANVGDAKSLVIHPASTTHSQLNAAERVAAGAPDDMIRLSIGIEDVEDLLADLERGFAAARQ encoded by the coding sequence ATGGCTTTGCCAACAGATTTGCGGACAGACACATTAGTAGTTCATGGAGGACAGGAACCGGATCCTGCCACCGGCTCGCGGGCGGTGCCTATTTATCAAACCACAGCCTATGTGTTTCATGACAGTGATCATGCCGCTAATTTATTCGGCTTGAAGGAGTCCGGTAATATTTATACGAGGATTATGAACCCGACGACTGATGTTTTTGAAAAACGGGTGGCCATTTTGGAAGGAGGCGCGGCGGCCGTCGCCTTTGCTTCCGGTCATGCAGCGATCAGCAGCGCAATCTTCAACATTGCCCAAGCAGGAGATGATATTGTCAGTTCGGCGAGCCTGTATGGCGGCACGCACAATATGTTTGCTCATACTCTGCCGAAGTTGGGGGTTACTGTGAAATTTGTCGACTCCAGCAATCCGGAGAATTTCCGCAAAGCCATTGGACCTAATACCAAGGCTCTTTATGCGGAAACTATTGGGAATCCGCAGATCAATGTTTTGGACATCGAAGCGGTGGCGGCAATTGCCCATGAAAACGGCATTCCGTTGATTGTCGATAATACTTTTGCTCCTTATTTGCTACAGCCTATCCGTTTTGGCGCGGACATTGTCATCCATTCGGCTACCAAGTTTATAGGCGGCCATGGAACTTCCATGGGCGGCATTGTGATTGACAGCGGTAAATTCAACTGGGATAACGGTAAATTCCCCAATTTGAGCGAACCTGATCCCAGCTATAACGGACTGAGTTATACCAAAGATCTTGGGGCGTTGGCCTATATCCTGCGTTTACGTGTGCAGATTCTGCGTGATTTGGGCGCTACGGTCAGCCCATTCAACAGTTTCTTGTTCCTGCAAGGACTGGAAACCATTCATCTGCGTTTGCGTCGTCATGCGGATAATGCCTTGCATGTGGCGCAATACTTGGCAAAGCATCCGCAGGTTTCCTGGGTTAATTATCCGGGGCTAGAAGGTGATTCGCAGCATGAATTGGCGAAAAAATACCTGCCTAAAGGCGCGGGGGCTATCCTGACCTTTGGCATCAAGGGCGGCTTGAAGGAAGGTAAAGCGTTCATTGATTCACTGCAGCTTTTCTCTTTGTTGGCCAATGTGGGCGACGCTAAATCCTTGGTTATTCACCCAGCCAGCACCACGCATTCCCAGCTGAACGCTGCCGAACGTGTTGCAGCGGGAGCGCCGGACGATATGATTCGTCTTTCTATCGGTATTGAAGACGTAGAAGATCTCTTGGCGGATTTGGAACGCGGCTTTGCCGCTGCTCGCCAGTAA
- the metA gene encoding homoserine O-acetyltransferase MetA, whose amino-acid sequence MPIKIPNRLPARSVLESENIFIMDEDRAYSQDIRPLKLLLLNLMPTKIVTETQLLRLLGNTPLQVEIDLLYTASYEPSNTSQDHLVKFYETFQDVKNRKYDGMIITGAPVEQMPFEEVAYWPELCEIMEWSKTHVYSTMHICWGAQAGLYYHYGVSKVDLPEKMFGVFPHRCTDTEREPLLRGLDDIFYVPHSRHTDICRQSLEQVRALRILAESTESGVYLVADATGRQIFLTGHVEYDALTLHKEYERDIAKGLDIAVPRNYYPQDDPTQKPLVTWRSAAHLLFANWLNYYMYQDTPYDLETL is encoded by the coding sequence ATGCCGATTAAAATCCCCAATCGCCTGCCGGCGCGCAGCGTGCTGGAAAGCGAAAATATTTTCATCATGGATGAGGACCGGGCGTACTCGCAGGATATTCGTCCATTGAAGCTGTTGCTGCTCAATCTGATGCCGACGAAAATCGTTACGGAAACGCAGTTGCTGCGCCTTTTGGGTAATACGCCGCTGCAGGTAGAAATTGACTTGCTCTATACGGCATCTTATGAACCTAGCAATACGTCGCAAGATCATTTGGTGAAATTCTATGAGACCTTCCAGGATGTGAAGAATCGCAAATATGACGGTATGATCATCACCGGCGCCCCGGTGGAACAGATGCCTTTTGAGGAAGTAGCATACTGGCCGGAGTTATGCGAGATCATGGAATGGTCAAAGACCCATGTATATTCGACTATGCATATTTGTTGGGGAGCGCAGGCGGGGCTGTACTATCATTATGGCGTGTCGAAGGTGGATCTGCCGGAAAAGATGTTCGGCGTCTTTCCGCATCGCTGCACTGATACAGAGAGAGAGCCGCTATTGCGCGGCTTGGATGATATTTTTTATGTGCCCCATTCACGGCATACCGATATCTGTAGGCAGTCGCTAGAGCAGGTGCGAGCGCTCCGCATTCTAGCGGAATCGACGGAGTCTGGCGTTTACCTGGTAGCAGATGCTACAGGTCGACAGATTTTTTTGACGGGCCATGTGGAATACGATGCGCTGACTCTGCACAAGGAGTATGAGCGCGATATTGCTAAAGGATTAGACATTGCAGTGCCCCGCAATTATTACCCACAAGATGATCCGACGCAAAAGCCTTTGGTTACCTGGCGCAGTGCGGCGCACTTGCTTTTTGCCAACTGGCTCAACTACTATATGTACCAAGATACGCCGTATGATTTAGAAACCTTATAA